TATTATAACTTACAGTAATAAGACTGTGTAATTTGCCTTGGTAATAACTGTTCAATATTGTGAAAGATAGACAAAAAGCAGAGTTTCTGTATGGAGAGGAAGAAGCTAGAAGTAGAGGGTTACATGGGCCTGGGCCTTACACGGCTCTGGACTACAGCCTATACATGTGTACACAGGGTGCTCCcttaacaccccccctcaaactcaaggTGGGTCAGTAGCATCTGATACACCGAGTTTGCAAATGTGAAACCTATGCTGATCTCTAGTTTGAGCCTTTGTGAAGAAATCTGCAACTTGAAGCTCTGATGGGACATACTGGAGATTAATAGTTGATTGTTGGCAATGAGATCGAGTGAAGGAGGCATCCACACCAATGTGTTTGGTCAGCTCATGCCTCACTGGATCATTAGCAATCTGAATGGCAGCAGTATTGTCGCAAAGAAGAGTTGTGGGTGTAGGGCATGGAACACCAAGATCAGCCAATAGCCAACGAAGCCACACAATCTTAGATGTCGTAGTAGAAAGTGCCCGAAGCTCTGCCTCAGCGCTAGAGCGTGACACTGCAGTTTGCTTCTTGGATTTCCATGCAATAAGAGACGTCCCAAGAAATATGCAATAGCCAGTGACAGAGCGACGATCGACTGGGTCACTTGCCCAAGTGGAGTCGAAATAAGCATGAAGCTGCAGCTGACTCGAATGAGCATAGAACAAGCGGCGGGATGCAGTCCCCCTTAAATATCGAAGCACTCGAAGTAGATGGCCATAATGAACTGAGGTAGGAACACTGACAAATTTACTGAGAATATGGATTGCATGAGCAATGTCAGGCCTTGTCACTATAAGATACACCAGACTGCCTACAATGTGACGGTACCGAGAGGGATCCTCAAGAGGAGTGCCATCAGTAGGACGCAACTGCAGATGAATCTCCATGGGTGTCACAGCAGTGCGTGAGTCGGTAATACCCGAGCGAGAAATCAAATCTTGAGTATACTTTTGTTGGGAGATATAGTAACCATCATCTATGTGCTCGATCTCAATTCCTAGAAAATAATTGAGAGGCCCCAAATCTGACATCTTGAATTGCTCACTCAACTTCTTTTTAACAAAAGCAATATACCCAACATCATCTACAGTGATCAACATGTCATCTACATAAAGCAGAAGTAATGTACGACCATGCTTAGATGTATGAATGAAGAGTGCGGGGTCATGCTCACTAGGAGAAAAACCAGCGGCTTGAACCACTGAACTGAACCGCTCAAACCAGgcacgaggggcttgcttgagcccATAAAGAGCCTTTCGAAGGCGACAAACATGACCTGGTGGAACCTCAATACCCagaggtggctgcatataaacttcCTCATGCAGATCGTCATGAAGAAAGgcattcttcacatccatttgagaaATCTTCCATGACCTATTCGCAGCCACAGCAATCAAAGTGCGAAAGAAAGTCATATGAGCAACTGGAGCAAAAGTCTCATCATAATCTCTCCCATGGGACTGCTGAAAACCTCTTGCAACTAGTCGGGCCTTATAGCGTTCAACAGAACCATCTGACTTGGTTTTCACCTTGTACACCCATTTGCAAGTGATAGGGACAGACCCAGGAGGTAATGGTAGCAGATCCCATGTACCAGTACACTCTAGGGCTGCAAGCTCATCAGACATCGCCACTTGCCACTCAGGTGACACAACTGCCTCATGGTAAGTGTTAGGCTCATACACTGCCCCTACACAGAAGTCCTCTTTGTATCTGTCAGGAATCTCAAgagaggaacgatcacgaagagcaTACCTTGTTGTCTGGGAGGAATCGCCAGTGCAATGATCAATAGTACTGGCCGGAGGAGAAGAAGACAAGGGAACAGATGACTGTATATCAGATGGAACTCGAGGGCGGCGGCTGTAATGGAAAGGAAGGCTATCTAGAGGTGGAGCTGATGGAAGAAATTTTGGAGTTGGAACTGGCAAAAGGGGAGATGACACATGTGATGAAGGTGGATCTGATGTCAAGACAGATGATGGCTGACCAGAGACAAATTCATCTGAAAAGATTGGTGGAAGAGAAAGAAAGGAGGTAGACTCTAAAGTGGTCGAGGATGATGATCTAGTTGAATCGGAATAGAAGAAGGGTTGATCCTCAACAAAAGTGACATCACGAGAAAAGCGAATGCGGCGAGCAGAAGGATCGTAACAACGGTAACCCTTATGCTCAAGACTGTATCCAAGGAAAACACACATAACAGATTGTGCAGTTAGCTTGGTACGCTCACGAGGCGCTAGAAGAACATAGCAAGTACAGCCGAAAACATGAAGATGGTCATACATGGGAGGAGAACCGAACAAAACCTCACCAGGACACTTTCCCTAAAGAcgagaagaaggttgcacatttatAAGGTAGACAACAGTTGAGATAGCTTCACCCCAGAAATGAATAGGGACAAATGAAGAAATCAAAAGGGTGCGGGCTGTCTCAATAATATGGCGATGCTTACGCTCAgcaacaccattctgagcatgagcaccaggacatgaGAGCTGAGGGAGAGTACCCTCAGAAGAGAGGAACTCACGAAAAGCAGTAGATAGATACTCCCCTCCAGAGTCAGAACGAAAAACACGAATAGCACTAGAGAATTGAGTACGGATCATACGCACAAAAGCCTGGTATATAGAAATCAATTGAGAACGATGCTTCATAAAATATACCCAAGTATATTGGGAGTGATCATCAACAAATATAACATAATGTTTGTGACCACCTTTGGAAACAAAGGGAgagggaccccatacatcagagtgCACTAAATTGAAAGGATGACTAGAATGAGTAGTGCTGGAAGAGTATGGAAGTTGTATTTGTTTCCCTAGCTTACAACCTTACAGTGGAAACCAGCACCTATAGGTACACGACCCAAAACACCCTGTTGAACAAGAGTGGATAAACAAGAACCACATAGGTGACCTAAACGATGGTGCCACTGGGCAAAAGAAAACGACAAAGTGGATCTCCTTGTTGATGCAGCAGACGGAATCACGGAAGTGGTGGAAGCTGAAGGAAGGTGTAAGTAGTCAAGAACGTAGAGGGACGAGGATCCTCTATGGCGATGGCCAGTTCCAATGATCCTCTTGCTCTGACGATCCTGCACATAACAAAAAgagggatcaaaaccaacaaaatagTTCATGTCGGTAATTTGACCAACTGACATAAGATTCATGGACAATTGAGAAACAAAAGATACGGAAGAAAcagaaaatttttgatgtggaaagtGAACCCCGATGAGTGACAGAACAAGGTGTACCATCGGCAGTCTGAACAGAGGCACCATCTTGCGCAGGCTGGCAAGACACAAGCTGTGAGCGATCAAAGGTCACATGAAAAGATGCTCCAGAGTCCAAGACCCAAGGATGTGCAGAAGTAGATGCAGACTGAGTGAGAGCAGACACAGAAGCACTCATTGCAGGCGGCTCGGTGACAGTCGCTGTAGACGGCCTCAAAGACCGAGACTGAGATTTGGTGGCTGCATGACGCTGCAGGTCTCTTCTTGCACGATACTCGTCTAATAGCTCTGGATGAAGCTGGAAGCAATTATCAGGTCGGTGTCCTGTCCTCTTGCAGTGCGAGCAGAAAGCACCTGAAGGTGCAGCCCTAGAAGCACTTGGCCGCTGAGGAAAAGCCAGAACACTGTGTAGAGAAGGTGTTGAAGTGGTAGCAAGGGAACGAAGACGAGTCTCCTCAGTAATCAAGCTAGCAAGTGCCTCTGTCAAGGTAGGAGGAATCGTACGACTAAGCAACTGAGTGCGAATGTTCTCAAAGTCTTGTTTCAGACCCATCACAAACTGAAAGACAAGAGTCCGATGCTCATATTCTTCCTTGGCCACACACGACTTACATCCAACACTACTCTTCGGAACCATGGAACATAGCTGACCAGTAATGCGAGTAAAAGCCCCATAATATTCTTCGATGGACATGTCTTGCTGCTGCTGAGTGCTGTGTAAATTCTGCAACAGTGAAAAATGGAGAGCACCGCTAGGCTGAATGTAACCGCTGCTCAAAATACTTCCACATTTCTTTGGCTGAAGTGTGATGCTCAAGACTCATTCTGAGTGAGGGATGAACACCCAGAACTAAAGCGCCCATGACACGATGTTCTGATACCATGTTCAATATTGTGAAAGATAGACAAAAAGCAGAGTTTCTGTATGGAGAGGAAGAAGCTAGAAGTAGAGGGTTACATGGGCCTGGGCCTTACACGGCTCTGGACTACAGCCTATACATGTGTACACAGGGTGTTCCCTTAACAATAACAATCAGAATTTGGTTACTGGATACACATAACTGTATGTTGGGAATATGTTAATTGTGGTTTCTATGATTGTATGCTGACCTGCTTTTACTCGCCTCCTCAAGATCGATTAGTTGGAAAAATTTAAATCCGGGGCGAGTTTTCAAATATCAAATTCATGCTGTGGAGACATTTCTCTTACCGGCATCTACTAATTTCTATTACTCGTTTTTTATAGCATCTGATATTGACTTGGGTAGCCAGACAACTAAACTAGCAAGTAAAAAGCAGTTTTTTAGGCAGTACAATTAGAGGCAGTTGAGATACTTATAAAAAATTATATGCAATAAAGAGCAGTTTTCTTTGGGCAATACAATAAGAGGCAGCTACGATACTTACAAAAAAAATGCAGCCAAACCTCACGGGCCCTCACGGGCCGGCCCAGGAGACGCATAAACGCTCCACAAAACCGATCCGGTGCGGGGATCTTAtcttagagcattactagtagagccctcaaaccctcaaacccctaaaaataaccGTTTTTTTACAGTTTTCGCCGAAAAAACGCCGTAGGCTAGAACCTCTAAACCCTCAAACCCGTAAAAAAATTTAGAGGTCCAACCCTTAAACGACTTTGCAATCTGTAGAAGTAGGGGTTGAGGGGAAAATCTCCCCCCAACCCGCACTCCTCCTCGTCGCAGTCCTCCTTGCTCGCGCGGGAGCCAACCGCTCGTCCGCTCCCGCCGCCTCCCGCTGCCTCCCGCCCCGCCGGCCATGGAAGGCCCCGCNNNNNNNNNNNNNNNNNNNNNNNNNNNNNNNNNNNNNNNNNNNNNNNNNNNNNNNNNNNNNNNNNNNNNNNNNNNNNNNNNNNNNNNNNNNNNNNNNNNNNNNNNNNNNNNNNNNNNNNNNNNNNNNNNNNNNNNNNNNNNNNNNNNNNNNNNNNNNNNNNNNNNNNNNNNNNNNNNNNNNNNNNNNNNNNNNNNNNNNNNNNNNNNNNNNNNNNNNNNNNNNNNNNNNCCGACGTGGTGGCGGTGACCCACGTTGGGGCGAAGCGGCGGCGGGCGGGCCTCGCCGCGCCTCCTCCCGCCTCCCAGCCTCCCGCCCCGGCCCCCGTCCCCGCCCCGGCGCCTGCCCACGCCACGGCCCCGGCGCCCGCCCCCAAGAAGAGCCGCCCGAAGGCGGCCGGCCGTGGGCCTCGaggggccgccaaggtcgtcggctCGTCCCCGGCCGTGAAGAAGCCGCGGAAGAAGCCCCCTGCCGCGGCCGCGCCCCCGCCCGCCACCGTCGCCGAACCTTCTCCCGCCGCGCACGAGGTGCTCGAGGAAATGGCAACCCCATCCTCATTCATGGACCTCCTCCAAAACGCGGAGGTGGAAGGACTACAAAGAGGACATCgcggagaggaagaggatgtttcGTGTTGCGTCCTCTACTTTTCGAGGTGATACTCCGATGAGTAGTTGTGGTGATGGCGGTGTGTACGACTCCATCGGTGGTGATGGACATGCTTGATGGAGCCCGCTTGTGGTCTAGGAGATGGCGCCGAGGTGCAACTTTTGGTGATGGTGCcgatgagaggaggaagatgatgattttgtgatgtaaactattaaaccatgcatcaatgattgtcatttggtagtttgtttggaagttgattgtgttcttgttgtcataaattgtgagatgccaaatgatagatttaaaggttggggttgaggcaaagactagaaccctcaaatccaacccttaaagcagtttacgggttgggtttgagggttctagtatttgcccctgtttttcaacccttaaaagtgtcaaaaagtggcacttctcaacccttaaaagTGCTTTGAGGATTTGAgagtttgagggttctactagtaatgctcttagtAGGTCAGACTTACGGATCTACATGCTCACTGCAGCTGCATCGTCTTCTCCGCATGGCGGCGCCTTCTTCAACTGAACTCCGCATCGCCTCTTCGATTCGCCCTACGCAGATGAACTCCACCGACCAGGTCAGTCCCCGCTTATGCACGGTCATAGATCGCGTTTATTTTTCCCTTTGGACTCTAAATACGTGCCCACATCTGGGGATTTCAGGTCGCCATGGTCGCCGACCAGCTCCTTGATCAGAACACGATGGCCGCCGATGAGCTCCGTGATCAGATCACGCTGGCGCCCGAGAAACTCCCTGTTCCTAACCCAGCGCCTTCCGCCTGCTCCACCAACAACTGTCTGCGGGGGCTTGCACAGGTGAGCTGACACACGTCAAATCCCCCCTCTGATTTTACTAGATGACTGACAAAAAAACTGATTGACATAGCATCTCACATCCGTCTCTAAAGAGAAACACATGTCTCATCTAGGGGCTGTGCATACTCAGGCTCACCACGTTCAATTTTAAACCTATCTCATTTACATGTGATTGGTGTAGTTGATAGTCTTGTAGATGTTTCTTCAGTTAATGTTATGTTGTCTGAACCTTTCATGCAACTATATTTCCTTTTCCATAGACCACGCATTTGGATACCTGCTGTTGCTCTCTGTATGGTTACATGGTTCTTGCTTCTTGGTTGTCCAGCGTGTGGGTATGGCGTACCTGTGTTATTGACATGCCACGTCGTCCGGTCGTCATCAATGGTGAGGACGCTGTTGGGGCTGGGGCTGCGTTGGTAGCTGGTCGTAGGCGTGGCCGTGGGCGGTCTGGCGGTGGCCCGACCGGTCGGGGCCGTGGGCAGGCTGACCCTAGGGGATTCAATGGTGACGATGCCTTTGCTTCTGATCCTGTCGCTGGCACCTAATTGTTAGTTCGCAAGTACCATCCGTTGTATGCATTCCACATAAGAGAAAAACGCATAGTTCCCATTTCCATCTCAAGCAGACAACATCCATGAATGTCTATGTAGAAAAAGGGAGACAAGTCACATCTTCAGATTACTTTGAACTACTACCAACCTGATAGCCCCGTCGACGGTAGCAAGGCAAAGTGCAACTTCAGATTGCAGAGCCTCTCAGAAGATGGCATGACTAGCTCTTATACAAAACGTTCTTTGTGTAGCGCGTGAGTGATTACAGTAGCATAACGGTGATAGGCTGTGCTTGACAAGCTCAAGTAGTGCACCAGCACCTAATCCTTAGTTCGCAAATCTTTTTGTTTCAACACAAGGCCAATTTATTCAGTGGAGCAACATGTTTTTAAACATCCTTCTTCCCTGGGTCCAGTTTGTTTTCCATCTTAGAGTAGCTTGATTTAGTTTGATCAACATAACATAAACTTATTGTTCCCTGCTTTACAAATCAATGCAATGACTTGTGATATTAGTCTTTATCCCCCAATTGTTTAAACCTTTTCCTTCCTCTGCAGGAAGATGACTATGTAATACTGATTCCTCTTTCCCACATCTTTGCCCTCATGCTGCGAGCTCTCAAGTTGCCCCCTGCGACTTACCAACACAAGCCATATCCGGGCAATGAGTCTTGTGTGACGGTTACTTTCAATTCGTCGTTGCAATTGATCGATGGTTTACTTGT
This portion of the Triticum dicoccoides isolate Atlit2015 ecotype Zavitan chromosome 7A, WEW_v2.0, whole genome shotgun sequence genome encodes:
- the LOC119333874 gene encoding uncharacterized protein LOC119333874 isoform X1; amino-acid sequence: MLLVGQTYGSTCSLQLHRLLRMAAPSSTELRIASSIRPTQMNSTDQVAMVADQLLDQNTMAADELRDQITLAPEKLPVPNPAPSACSTNNCLRGLAQEDDYVILIPLSHIFALMLRALKLPPATYQHKPYPGNESCVTVTFNSSLQLIDGLLVPTSISGVISKNCDEADDSAVMAAIKFMEDVCGKEVRDYHYIHVKRLESKVTHLIRLLVAANKTIKKARRGWYYAARYMNSYSNQIQNTTVTRYLRGHDSTKWAMKTALASTGKLAKRLRYIGMKSEQRLETTVW